One Solea solea chromosome 5, fSolSol10.1, whole genome shotgun sequence genomic window carries:
- the irx5a gene encoding Iroquois homeobox protein 5a isoform X1 — protein MAYPQGYLYQPSASLALYSCPAYSTSVISGPRTEELGRSSSGSAFAPYAGSTAFTSASPGYNSHLPYSADAAAAATFTSYVVSKLKSSPYDHTTGMAGSIGYHPYATPLGTYPYGDPAYRKNATRDATATLKAWLNEHRKNPYPTKGEKIMLAIITKMTLTQVSTWFANARRRLKKENKMTWTPRNRSEDEEEDENIDLEKNDDDEPSKPTDKGESTDTEADHKLLNPGDMGCDRFKEESHGKDTDPLLSDSELQEQEERTTDLLPDSAKPTTSSPSTLPRGNQTVAQQDKPSDLSHAPSSVTSNVTSVIHSPPSAPKPKLWSLAEIATSSDRCKSSSSDAPQACPGLGHSAVMSTNASPSRSSPQCPLPNSTVLSRPLYYTSPFYPGYTNYGGSFGHLHSNHGSVTTGSTAHFNGLNQTVLNRAEALVRESQKVRGQTQVDLCKDSSYELKKGMSNI, from the exons ATGGCGTATCCTCAGGGCTACTTGTACCAGCCGTCCGCTTCTCTAGCCCTGTATTCGTGTCCTGCGTACAGCACCAGCGTTATATCCGGACCCCGAACCGAGGAACTTGGGAGATCCTCCTCGGGATCTGCTTTTGCGCCCTATGCCGGATCTACTGCGTTCACCAGCGCCTCGCCAGGCTACAACTCCCACTTACCATACAGTGCAGACGCGGCGGCAGCTGCCACATTCACCTCGTACGTGGTGAGTAAACTAAAG AGTTCTCCTTATGACCACACCACGGGCATGGCCGGCTCGATAGGATACCATCCTTACGCAACGCCCTTGGGCACCTATCCTTACGGTGACCCAGCGTACCGTAAAAATGCAACCCGGGACGCCACGGCCACCCTGAAGGCCTGGCTCAACGAGCACCGCAAGAACCCTTATCCGACAAAGGGCGAGAAGATCATGCTGGCCATCATCACCAAAATGACCCTCACCCAGGTGTCCACCTGGTTCGCCAACGCCAGGAGGAGACTAAAGAAGGAGAACAAGATGACCTGGACTCCCCGGAACCGCagcgaggacgaggaggaggacgagaacATCGATTTGGAGAAAAACGACGACGACGAGCCAAGCAAGCCCACGGACAAGGGGGAATCCACAGACACGGAAGCAG ATCATAAACTGCTGAACCCGGGGGACATGGGCTGTGACAGATTTAAAGAGGAGAGCCATGGCAAAGACACGGACCCCCTTCTCAGCGACTCGGAGTTACAAGAGCAAGAGGAGCGGACTACAGACTTGCTGCCGGATTCCGCAAAACCAACCACTTCTTCCCCCTCCACGTTGCCCCGGGGGAACCAGACCGTTGCGCAACAAGACAAGCCGTCAGATTTGAGCCATGCACCGAGTTCGGTGACCAGCAACGTGACCTCTGTTATCCACTCGCCCCCTTCAGCCCCTAAACCCAAACTCTGGTCCCTGGCGGAGATCGCCACGTCCTCGGACAGgtgtaaaagcagcagcagcgacgcgCCACAGGCTTGTCCCGGCTTGGGCCACAGCGCAGTCATGAGCACCAACGCGTCTCCATCACGGTCCTCCCCACAGTGTCCGCTCCCCAACAGCACTGTCCTGTCCAGGCCGCTGTACTACACCTCCCCTTTCTATCCCGGCTACACGAACTATGGCGGCAGCTTTGGACACCTTCACAGTAACCACGGCTCGGTCACCACGGGCTCCACGGCACATTTCAATGGATTAAACCAGACTGTGTTAAATAGAGCAGAGGCTTTGGTAAGAGAGAGCCAGAAAGTCAGAGGCCAAACGCAGGTAGATCTTTGTAAAGACTCCTCTTATGAACTAAAGAAAGGTATGTCAAACATTTAA
- the irx5a gene encoding Iroquois homeobox protein 5a isoform X2: MAYPQGYLYQPSASLALYSCPAYSTSVISGPRTEELGRSSSGSAFAPYAGSTAFTSASPGYNSHLPYSADAAAAATFTSYVSSPYDHTTGMAGSIGYHPYATPLGTYPYGDPAYRKNATRDATATLKAWLNEHRKNPYPTKGEKIMLAIITKMTLTQVSTWFANARRRLKKENKMTWTPRNRSEDEEEDENIDLEKNDDDEPSKPTDKGESTDTEADHKLLNPGDMGCDRFKEESHGKDTDPLLSDSELQEQEERTTDLLPDSAKPTTSSPSTLPRGNQTVAQQDKPSDLSHAPSSVTSNVTSVIHSPPSAPKPKLWSLAEIATSSDRCKSSSSDAPQACPGLGHSAVMSTNASPSRSSPQCPLPNSTVLSRPLYYTSPFYPGYTNYGGSFGHLHSNHGSVTTGSTAHFNGLNQTVLNRAEALVRESQKVRGQTQVDLCKDSSYELKKGMSNI; encoded by the exons ATGGCGTATCCTCAGGGCTACTTGTACCAGCCGTCCGCTTCTCTAGCCCTGTATTCGTGTCCTGCGTACAGCACCAGCGTTATATCCGGACCCCGAACCGAGGAACTTGGGAGATCCTCCTCGGGATCTGCTTTTGCGCCCTATGCCGGATCTACTGCGTTCACCAGCGCCTCGCCAGGCTACAACTCCCACTTACCATACAGTGCAGACGCGGCGGCAGCTGCCACATTCACCTCGTACGTG AGTTCTCCTTATGACCACACCACGGGCATGGCCGGCTCGATAGGATACCATCCTTACGCAACGCCCTTGGGCACCTATCCTTACGGTGACCCAGCGTACCGTAAAAATGCAACCCGGGACGCCACGGCCACCCTGAAGGCCTGGCTCAACGAGCACCGCAAGAACCCTTATCCGACAAAGGGCGAGAAGATCATGCTGGCCATCATCACCAAAATGACCCTCACCCAGGTGTCCACCTGGTTCGCCAACGCCAGGAGGAGACTAAAGAAGGAGAACAAGATGACCTGGACTCCCCGGAACCGCagcgaggacgaggaggaggacgagaacATCGATTTGGAGAAAAACGACGACGACGAGCCAAGCAAGCCCACGGACAAGGGGGAATCCACAGACACGGAAGCAG ATCATAAACTGCTGAACCCGGGGGACATGGGCTGTGACAGATTTAAAGAGGAGAGCCATGGCAAAGACACGGACCCCCTTCTCAGCGACTCGGAGTTACAAGAGCAAGAGGAGCGGACTACAGACTTGCTGCCGGATTCCGCAAAACCAACCACTTCTTCCCCCTCCACGTTGCCCCGGGGGAACCAGACCGTTGCGCAACAAGACAAGCCGTCAGATTTGAGCCATGCACCGAGTTCGGTGACCAGCAACGTGACCTCTGTTATCCACTCGCCCCCTTCAGCCCCTAAACCCAAACTCTGGTCCCTGGCGGAGATCGCCACGTCCTCGGACAGgtgtaaaagcagcagcagcgacgcgCCACAGGCTTGTCCCGGCTTGGGCCACAGCGCAGTCATGAGCACCAACGCGTCTCCATCACGGTCCTCCCCACAGTGTCCGCTCCCCAACAGCACTGTCCTGTCCAGGCCGCTGTACTACACCTCCCCTTTCTATCCCGGCTACACGAACTATGGCGGCAGCTTTGGACACCTTCACAGTAACCACGGCTCGGTCACCACGGGCTCCACGGCACATTTCAATGGATTAAACCAGACTGTGTTAAATAGAGCAGAGGCTTTGGTAAGAGAGAGCCAGAAAGTCAGAGGCCAAACGCAGGTAGATCTTTGTAAAGACTCCTCTTATGAACTAAAGAAAGGTATGTCAAACATTTAA